From Candidatus Thermoplasmatota archaeon:
TCGTGCTTCGGGCTCCCGTCAAGATGGACGTGAAGCTTCTCGAGCAGATCCAGGAATACAGCGACTGGATCGAGCTTCAGGAGAAGATGCAGGGCTCGCCCGTCATCCGCGGCGAGATGCTCACGTAGACTCGGGCTCGCCCGCCTCGCCGGTCGCGTCCACGATGGCCTCGGCCACCACGGCGAGGTCGTCCACGTCCTCGAAGCACAAGTCCGCGCTTTGCGCGACCTCGCGCGAGAGCGGGTTCACCGCCACGGCAAGGCCCACCGCACGGAAGACGGGCAGGTCGTTGGGGCCGTTTCCCACGTGGATCACCTGGTCTTCCCGAAGCCCGGTCTCGCGAAGGTGAGCCCGCAGGTTCGCAAGCTTGTCGAACCGCGCGTCCACGCGCGCGGGGACCGCCCCGCCGTTCCAGGGCGCGGGGCTGCACACCGCCTTTTGGAGGCCAAAGCGCCGAAGGTGTTCGCAGCAGAAGCTCGGCTGGTCCGTGAGGACGGCGCTTTCGAGCCCCGCCTCCGCCAGAAGCTCGACGGCCGTGTCGATGCCCCGGCGCCACGGGGCCTTGGCGAGGTAGCGTTCCACGTCCTCGCGCGCAAGGCCCACGAACAGCGGGTATTCGGCGGAGAAGCACTCCTCGAGCGTGAGGCGGCCGGCCTCGTAGTCGGCGTCGAGCGCGGCAACCTTTTCGTACACGCCGGCTCCGCGCGAGAGCGCCTGGAAGACGGTGCCCTCCAAGAGCGTGCCGTCGAGGTCGAAGGTGACCAGGCGGTGGTCGGAGGGCTCCACGCGGCCCAACGGGAGCGGGCCTACTTGAGCGTTCGGTTCAGAAAGCCGCGTTCGGCCAGGCTCGCAAGCCAGGCGGAGCGGTAGGGAAGCGGCGAGGGCTCAAGCGCGGGCGCGGGAGTCTTCTCCCGGAGCGTGGTGCGCTCGAAGGTCCGCCCCTCCCGGATGGCGCGTTGCACGTCGGCCAA
This genomic window contains:
- a CDS encoding HAD-IB family phosphatase — protein: MEPSDHRLVTFDLDGTLLEGTVFQALSRGAGVYEKVAALDADYEAGRLTLEECFSAEYPLFVGLAREDVERYLAKAPWRRGIDTAVELLAEAGLESAVLTDQPSFCCEHLRRFGLQKAVCSPAPWNGGAVPARVDARFDKLANLRAHLRETGLREDQVIHVGNGPNDLPVFRAVGLAVAVNPLSREVAQSADLCFEDVDDLAVVAEAIVDATGEAGEPEST